In Aestuariibaculum lutulentum, one DNA window encodes the following:
- the hemA gene encoding glutamyl-tRNA reductase, which yields MHQYNISKSNSFYAIGLSYKKADAEIRGHFSLDEDAKLALINQAKENGVESLLVTSTCNRTELYGFAQHPYQLIQLLCDNTKGTVDEFQQVAYIYKNNDAIAHMFKVGSGLDSQILGDFEIISQLKASARVSKKHKLLNHFTERLLNAVIQASKRIKTETEISSGATSVSFASVQYIFNNVADISNKDILLFGTGKIGRNTCENLVKHTKNEHITLINRTKTKAEQIAGKFNLIVKDYANLQEEINKSDILIVATGAQRPTVDKHLIQSTKPLLILDLSIPKNVDSNVEELDNVTLVHLDDLSKITDQTLEERKKHIPLAEAIIEEVKAEFNGWLETRKFAPTIKALRDKLMDFASTELETQRKKTADFNEAQAELISNNIIQKITNHFAHHLKDDAVSTDESLELIKKVFQLETKTHV from the coding sequence ATGCATCAATACAATATATCTAAGAGTAACTCCTTCTATGCCATAGGGTTAAGCTACAAAAAAGCTGACGCCGAAATACGAGGACACTTCAGTTTAGATGAAGACGCCAAACTAGCCTTAATTAATCAGGCCAAAGAAAACGGCGTTGAAAGTTTGCTTGTTACATCTACATGTAACAGAACCGAACTTTACGGTTTTGCACAACACCCATATCAGCTTATTCAACTACTTTGCGATAATACCAAAGGTACTGTTGACGAATTTCAGCAAGTCGCTTACATCTACAAAAATAACGATGCTATTGCTCACATGTTTAAAGTGGGTTCTGGTCTGGATAGCCAGATTTTAGGTGATTTCGAAATTATTAGTCAGTTAAAAGCCAGCGCACGTGTGTCTAAAAAACACAAATTATTAAATCATTTTACCGAACGCTTACTTAATGCCGTAATTCAGGCTAGCAAGCGTATAAAAACTGAAACCGAGATTTCATCGGGTGCTACATCAGTATCTTTTGCTTCAGTACAGTACATTTTTAATAATGTTGCTGATATTTCGAATAAAGACATATTATTATTCGGAACCGGTAAAATAGGAAGAAACACCTGTGAAAACTTAGTAAAACACACTAAGAACGAACACATTACTTTAATTAACCGAACGAAAACCAAAGCAGAACAAATTGCTGGTAAGTTCAACTTAATTGTAAAAGATTACGCCAACCTTCAGGAAGAAATTAATAAATCGGATATTTTAATTGTAGCTACTGGTGCTCAACGCCCTACAGTTGATAAGCATTTAATTCAGTCTACAAAACCATTACTAATTTTAGATTTATCGATTCCTAAAAACGTAGATTCTAATGTTGAAGAATTAGACAACGTAACTTTGGTTCATTTAGATGATTTATCTAAAATAACAGACCAAACCCTTGAAGAACGTAAAAAACATATTCCATTAGCCGAAGCTATTATTGAAGAAGTAAAAGCTGAATTTAATGGCTGGTTAGAAACCAGAAAATTTGCACCAACCATTAAAGCTTTAAGAGATAAGTTAATGGATTTTGCGTCGACCGAACTAGAAACGCAACGCAAAAAAACTGCCGATTTTAATGAAGCACAAGCTGAATTAATCAGCAACAACATTATTCAAAAAATAACAAATCATTTTGCACATCACTTAAAAGATGATGCTGTATCTACAGATGAGAGTCTGGAACTCATAAAAAAAGTGTTTCAGTTAGAAACCAAAACACATGTCTAA
- the hemC gene encoding hydroxymethylbilane synthase codes for MSKIIKIGTRDSELALWQAKTVQSQLEELGYKTELVPVKSTGDIVLDKPLYELGITGIFTRTLDIAMLNHDIDIAVHSLKDVPTQLPKGIVQAAVLKRGNVNDTLVFKHNEEFLGSREAIIATGSLRRRAQWLNRFPTHTIVDLRGNVNSRLQKLADNEHWNGAIFAAAGIGRIGIRPEEAINLDWMIPAPAQGAIMITALGEDDYSLTACSQLNHRETEICTSIEREFLNKLEGGCTAPIGALAKIKNDEVVFKGVLLSFDGTKRIDVTRVKKVGEHHDMAKYCAEFIIERGGKRLMDDIKNGHKNTNVYSTKSFTEDQRVLFHDKAIVEHTDFIKISLNRIHPRFVKNEIENVIITSKNAVESLLTNFSPLELQFKNIYCVGRRTKRMVETKIGKVTHFENSAKKLANYLVDNIKGKTVTYFCSDLRLDDLPTILTENNIKVTEVEAYQTKYDGIRVNDSVESVMFYSPSTVQSFVEKNKAEVIAFCIGDSTANEAKKHFKDVRVAKVPTVESVIELVNEHYV; via the coding sequence ATGTCTAAAATCATAAAAATTGGTACTCGTGATAGCGAATTAGCGCTATGGCAAGCCAAAACCGTACAAAGTCAACTTGAAGAATTAGGTTATAAAACAGAATTGGTTCCTGTAAAATCTACAGGCGATATTGTGTTAGATAAGCCGCTTTACGAATTAGGAATTACCGGAATTTTTACGCGTACACTAGATATTGCCATGTTAAATCATGATATCGATATTGCCGTGCACTCGTTAAAAGATGTTCCAACACAATTACCTAAAGGCATTGTACAAGCCGCTGTTTTAAAACGTGGTAACGTAAATGACACCTTGGTTTTTAAACACAACGAAGAGTTTTTAGGATCCAGAGAAGCCATAATTGCTACCGGAAGTTTACGTCGACGTGCACAATGGTTAAACCGTTTTCCAACGCATACTATAGTTGATTTACGCGGAAATGTAAACTCTCGTTTGCAAAAATTAGCCGATAACGAACACTGGAACGGAGCCATTTTCGCCGCTGCTGGAATTGGTCGTATTGGTATTCGTCCGGAAGAAGCTATTAATTTAGACTGGATGATTCCTGCGCCAGCGCAAGGAGCTATTATGATTACTGCTTTAGGTGAAGATGATTACTCACTAACTGCGTGTTCACAATTAAATCACAGAGAAACCGAAATCTGTACATCTATAGAACGTGAGTTTTTAAACAAACTTGAAGGTGGTTGTACCGCTCCAATTGGAGCCTTAGCAAAAATTAAAAATGATGAAGTTGTTTTTAAAGGTGTACTTTTAAGTTTCGACGGCACCAAACGTATCGATGTAACTCGCGTTAAAAAGGTAGGTGAACACCACGATATGGCAAAATACTGCGCCGAATTCATTATCGAACGTGGAGGAAAACGCCTTATGGATGATATTAAAAACGGACATAAAAACACCAACGTATATTCTACAAAATCGTTTACCGAAGATCAGCGTGTGTTATTTCATGACAAAGCCATTGTTGAACATACCGATTTTATAAAAATAAGTTTAAACCGTATTCATCCGCGTTTTGTTAAAAACGAAATTGAAAACGTTATCATCACCAGTAAAAATGCTGTTGAAAGCTTATTAACTAATTTTTCACCTTTAGAACTTCAGTTTAAAAACATCTATTGTGTGGGTCGCCGTACCAAGCGTATGGTAGAAACAAAAATTGGTAAAGTAACACATTTTGAAAACAGCGCTAAAAAATTAGCTAATTATTTAGTTGACAACATTAAAGGTAAAACCGTAACCTATTTTTGCAGCGATTTAAGGCTTGACGATCTTCCAACGATCTTAACTGAAAATAATATTAAAGTTACCGAAGTTGAAGCCTACCAAACCAAATACGACGGTATTCGTGTAAACGACTCGGTAGAAAGCGTGATGTTCTACAGTCCGTCAACAGTGCAAAGTTTTGTTGAAAAAAACAAAGCTGAAGTGATTGCTTTTTGTATTGGAGACAGTACGGCTAATGAAGCTAAAAAGCATTTTAAAGACGTTAGAGTAGCAAAAGTACCTACAGTAGAAAGTGTTATCGAATTAGTTAACGAGCATTACGTATAA